From Flavobacterium lipolyticum, one genomic window encodes:
- a CDS encoding PorP/SprF family type IX secretion system membrane protein, producing MKKIINCFFLLNVMINYSQELNVPVATQYLADNPFIISPGYAGIGDDLRINLNAYKQWVGIENAPQNQSFYADLRILDRSGVGLSLYNDTNGNVKQAGGKFTFAHHLILDYYSKQYLSFGISYIYNSFKIDINNSKPAEPDPDITDNRFTSNNNFEAGFLYRNKGFYFSANMTNILPKKLDSFTSPEPKELTNYQFYTGYAVRLENETEIEPSIFYQWYKSDGRSVTDLNLKYRKFNRYDDYYWAGISYRFLNDQIGKPLTIGPMIGFKKAYFTLGYSYQIMMNDLSQYNSGTHSISIGLRFFQSISNCPCTQKYVRN from the coding sequence ATGAAGAAAATTATAAACTGCTTCTTTCTGTTGAATGTAATGATCAATTACAGTCAAGAACTTAATGTACCGGTAGCTACTCAATATTTGGCAGATAATCCCTTTATTATTTCTCCTGGTTATGCCGGAATTGGTGATGATCTTAGGATTAATTTGAATGCTTATAAGCAATGGGTGGGTATCGAAAATGCCCCTCAGAATCAATCTTTTTATGCCGATCTTCGAATATTAGACAGATCCGGAGTTGGATTATCCTTGTATAATGATACTAATGGGAATGTCAAACAGGCTGGTGGCAAATTTACTTTTGCCCATCATCTTATTCTGGATTATTATTCAAAACAATACCTTTCTTTTGGTATTTCCTATATTTATAATTCATTTAAAATAGATATCAATAATAGTAAACCTGCTGAACCGGATCCTGATATAACCGATAACAGGTTTACATCCAATAATAATTTTGAAGCTGGTTTTTTGTATCGCAACAAAGGTTTTTATTTCAGCGCCAATATGACCAATATTTTGCCTAAAAAATTGGATTCTTTTACAAGTCCTGAACCCAAAGAACTGACCAACTACCAATTCTACACCGGATATGCTGTTCGTTTAGAAAACGAAACGGAAATCGAGCCTTCTATCTTTTACCAGTGGTATAAAAGTGATGGACGTTCTGTTACCGACCTGAATTTGAAATACCGAAAATTTAATCGGTACGATGATTATTACTGGGCCGGTATATCGTACCGATTTCTGAATGATCAAATAGGAAAACCATTAACGATCGGACCAATGATAGGCTTCAAAAAGGCTTATTTTACTTTAGGTTATTCCTATCAAATCATGATGAATGATTTATCACAATACAATTCTGGTACCCATTCCATATCTATCGGACTAAGGTTCTTTCAATCCATAAGCAATTGCCCATGTACCCAAAAATATGTGCGCAATTAA
- a CDS encoding helix-turn-helix domain-containing protein, with product MDINEISFENLPKAVAHLVKEITEIKILIQNIQVFESKEKSIPIGIEEVSRLIGKAKPTIYTLVRQRKIPCYKYGKKLYFFEEELLEWISKGKKKTIQEIESEVLKYNHNRNK from the coding sequence ATGGACATAAACGAAATCTCTTTTGAGAACCTGCCCAAAGCAGTAGCACACTTAGTGAAAGAAATTACCGAGATTAAAATTCTGATTCAAAATATACAGGTATTTGAATCTAAAGAAAAAAGTATTCCTATTGGTATTGAAGAAGTAAGCCGGCTAATTGGAAAAGCAAAGCCTACAATTTACACTCTTGTAAGGCAGAGAAAAATCCCATGCTATAAATATGGTAAAAAGCTGTACTTTTTTGAAGAAGAACTTTTAGAATGGATCTCTAAAGGGAAAAAGAAAACAATACAGGAAATCGAATCAGAAGTATTGAAATATAATCATAATCGAAATAAATAG
- a CDS encoding site-specific integrase gives MKQLAKTKVTVRLRKAENQKEWYVYIESYPVEVSRKKTPQRIREYLNRTVTTVEWDKKRTARTDAEGIKSYKPRRNDNGIIMCRSESDREIMLYADAVRNIRQKEYDNTDLYSDAENLLTQQKEKAKEDFIKYIAAVAAKRHARSSKSIQITWERTREFLKSYSADSLMFSQIDSRMAEDFKLFLLSAPRGGGKKGTISRNTAATYFSIFKAALKQAFIDGYLTVDLSPKIKGIPEQESRREYLTIKELNTLVETPCEKDVLKRTALFSAFTGLRHSDIQKLRWKEISLEDGIAKLHFTQKKTKGVEYMPISQQAFQLCGEPRLSAQLVFEDLPDPSWISRPLKKWVESAGIKKNITFHCFRHTFATLQLSSGTDIYTVSKMLGHTNVKTTEIYAKVIDEKKNRASQAIQLESLKKRA, from the coding sequence ATGAAACAATTAGCAAAAACCAAGGTGACTGTGCGTCTTCGAAAAGCAGAAAACCAAAAAGAATGGTATGTCTACATAGAAAGCTATCCTGTTGAGGTTTCCAGAAAGAAAACGCCCCAGAGAATCCGTGAATATTTAAACAGAACCGTAACAACAGTGGAGTGGGACAAGAAAAGAACTGCCCGCACAGATGCAGAGGGCATAAAATCCTACAAACCCAGACGCAACGATAACGGAATTATAATGTGCAGAAGCGAGAGCGACCGTGAAATAATGCTCTATGCTGACGCAGTGCGTAATATACGGCAGAAAGAATACGATAATACAGATCTGTACAGTGATGCTGAGAACCTATTGACTCAGCAAAAAGAAAAAGCAAAAGAGGATTTTATTAAATACATTGCTGCTGTGGCGGCTAAAAGGCATGCCCGAAGTTCAAAATCCATTCAGATCACTTGGGAGCGCACCAGAGAATTTTTAAAAAGTTATTCAGCGGACAGCCTAATGTTTTCGCAGATTGACAGCAGAATGGCGGAAGATTTTAAACTGTTTTTATTATCAGCTCCACGCGGAGGAGGTAAAAAAGGAACCATTTCCCGCAACACTGCGGCAACCTATTTCTCCATATTTAAAGCCGCTTTGAAACAGGCTTTTATTGATGGATATTTAACCGTTGACTTATCTCCAAAAATAAAAGGCATACCTGAGCAGGAATCAAGACGCGAATATCTTACCATTAAAGAATTGAATACATTGGTCGAAACGCCCTGCGAAAAAGATGTCCTTAAAAGAACCGCGCTTTTCTCAGCGTTTACTGGCCTGCGGCATTCCGACATTCAGAAGCTCCGCTGGAAAGAGATCAGCCTGGAAGATGGCATCGCTAAACTACATTTCACGCAGAAAAAGACAAAGGGTGTCGAATATATGCCTATTTCCCAGCAGGCTTTCCAGCTGTGCGGAGAACCTAGGCTTTCCGCGCAGCTTGTTTTTGAGGATCTACCGGACCCGTCGTGGATTTCACGCCCTCTGAAAAAATGGGTTGAATCTGCTGGCATTAAAAAAAACATTACCTTCCATTGCTTCCGCCATACATTTGCAACACTGCAGCTGTCGAGCGGGACAGACATCTATACGGTCAGCAAAATGCTGGGGCATACCAATGTAAAAACTACTGAAATATACGCCAAAGTAATAGATGAGAAGAAAAACAGAGCTTCGCAGGCAATACAATTGGAATCTTTAAAGAAAAGAGCGTAA
- a CDS encoding helix-turn-helix domain-containing protein, whose protein sequence is MKRIKKQCLNCGEEFLPKTVASVYCSAICSKKAYKQKIKQFNKDAELKRMIDKIPEDRVFLSVPEAGILFGIAKRTLYRLVGQGKIPSVNLGTRLVRIDRSIMEGMYGPGHSLPKAENTPKRKLYSLEKEDCYSIGEIAERFQISEGSVYNHIRKYSIPTRLIGKHVYAPKTEIDNLYNGNDFI, encoded by the coding sequence ATGAAAAGAATAAAAAAACAATGTCTTAACTGTGGCGAGGAGTTTCTGCCCAAAACAGTGGCTTCTGTTTACTGCTCGGCTATATGCAGTAAAAAAGCATACAAACAGAAGATAAAGCAGTTTAACAAGGACGCGGAGCTGAAAAGGATGATAGATAAAATACCGGAGGACAGAGTATTTCTTTCTGTCCCAGAAGCTGGCATACTTTTTGGCATAGCCAAAAGAACCCTCTATAGGCTTGTCGGCCAGGGAAAAATTCCTTCAGTCAATTTAGGAACCCGCCTTGTAAGGATAGACCGGAGTATCATGGAAGGGATGTACGGCCCTGGCCACAGCCTGCCGAAAGCTGAGAACACACCGAAGAGAAAATTGTACAGCCTTGAAAAAGAAGACTGCTATTCCATTGGCGAGATAGCTGAAAGGTTTCAAATATCTGAAGGTTCTGTCTACAATCATATCAGGAAATATTCAATCCCAACCAGACTGATCGGAAAGCATGTATATGCCCCCAAAACGGAAATTGATAATTTGTATAACGGAAATGATTTTATATGA
- a CDS encoding transposase, with the protein MEKNKIYNRNFKINIVKLALETNFSKVAKEFGIAATNIYRWKNEFQKYEEVK; encoded by the coding sequence ATGGAGAAGAATAAAATTTATAACCGTAATTTTAAAATAAATATTGTAAAACTAGCGCTCGAAACAAATTTTTCTAAAGTTGCAAAAGAATTTGGCATCGCTGCTACAAACATCTATAGATGGAAAAATGAGTTCCAGAAATATGAAGAAGTGAAATAA
- a CDS encoding DUF6965 family protein — translation MTPEEIKRYFEATPPPEEVELKPWAKITDSQLFLKSCFLTIYHYKGDLEMCPAWWHLKEFYVLVKRMAQEAKSEKPTEES, via the coding sequence ATGACCCCAGAAGAAATAAAACGCTATTTTGAAGCCACTCCCCCGCCTGAGGAAGTGGAGTTAAAGCCATGGGCTAAAATCACAGATTCCCAGCTTTTCCTTAAAAGCTGTTTCCTTACTATATACCATTATAAAGGAGACCTTGAGATGTGCCCTGCCTGGTGGCATTTAAAAGAGTTTTACGTGCTTGTCAAACGCATGGCGCAGGAAGCCAAAAGTGAAAAGCCAACGGAAGAATCTTAA
- the drt2 gene encoding antiviral reverse transcriptase Drt2, which yields MKQTLLFTEDLWKRFVARTAESQESFELKTYPHLDPYFNFFKHSNDIKKLVSNMELIAKHSFLPFVKILTKTPRFRFQENEKTYGLETKIRPIAFASHFDSYIYGYYSFALTEEYQHYIRAKGFSECVLAYRSDLDGKCNIQFAKEAFEAVRKKTSSNGHCTSIALDITGYFDNIDHTILKSKWCKILNLQELTKDQYKIFRSLTKYSYISRDSILKHFKIDLKTASSWNSLLDLMPDNAAGATFNNKFDLLRKRNLITVNLPKVSQAGEKSFRGIPQGSPMSALLSNIYLIDFDEKIFNLSIELDFTYRRYCDDLLIICDSEKAVQINEIVLKEIAAYKLVIQTKKTEIIHFRPTLSGKIRGFNQKKIEKFSPVFTPQNEQQFYRNLQYLGFEFNGVSIYIRPGSLSRYFRKMKGRIVKTVMMAYSDKSKRDKILKKQIFERYSHLGKRNFLSYAVKASKKRYYSKSMKAYREGMDSKSIRKQLSAHFVIMEKEILMKSLTRHEFKEYIYTKKKEQGRRVSRKKLKF from the coding sequence ATGAAGCAAACTCTACTCTTTACTGAGGATTTATGGAAACGTTTTGTAGCTAGGACCGCCGAAAGCCAGGAGAGTTTTGAACTTAAAACCTATCCTCATCTTGATCCTTATTTTAATTTCTTTAAACACAGCAATGACATCAAAAAGCTCGTGTCAAATATGGAGCTTATAGCAAAACATTCTTTTCTGCCTTTTGTAAAAATACTTACTAAAACACCGAGATTCAGATTTCAGGAAAACGAAAAAACTTATGGTCTGGAAACTAAAATAAGACCTATCGCTTTCGCTTCGCATTTTGACTCTTATATTTATGGTTATTATTCTTTTGCTTTAACCGAAGAGTACCAGCACTATATTCGTGCTAAAGGTTTTAGTGAATGTGTTCTGGCCTACAGATCAGATCTTGATGGGAAATGTAATATACAATTTGCCAAAGAAGCATTTGAAGCTGTAAGGAAAAAGACGTCATCTAACGGACATTGCACTTCAATCGCACTTGACATCACGGGTTATTTTGATAATATTGACCACACTATTTTAAAAAGTAAATGGTGTAAAATACTGAACCTTCAAGAGCTGACAAAAGACCAGTATAAAATTTTCAGATCTCTGACAAAATACAGCTACATAAGCCGTGACAGTATATTGAAGCATTTTAAAATAGATTTAAAAACGGCATCAAGCTGGAACTCCCTTCTGGATTTAATGCCGGACAATGCTGCAGGGGCAACATTCAACAATAAATTTGATCTGCTAAGGAAGAGAAATCTTATTACGGTCAATCTTCCTAAAGTTTCCCAAGCAGGTGAAAAAAGTTTCCGGGGAATACCCCAAGGCTCGCCCATGAGCGCACTGCTGTCGAATATTTACCTGATTGATTTTGATGAAAAAATATTTAATCTCAGTATCGAGCTGGACTTTACCTACCGTCGCTACTGCGATGATCTTTTGATAATCTGTGACTCTGAAAAGGCAGTACAAATCAATGAAATTGTTCTAAAGGAAATAGCTGCTTATAAACTGGTTATTCAGACAAAAAAAACTGAAATAATCCATTTCAGGCCTACATTATCTGGGAAAATCAGAGGATTTAACCAGAAGAAAATTGAAAAATTTTCACCAGTTTTCACTCCCCAGAATGAGCAGCAGTTTTACAGGAATCTGCAGTACCTCGGTTTTGAGTTTAATGGAGTCTCAATTTATATCAGACCCGGGAGTCTTTCCCGTTATTTTAGAAAAATGAAAGGCAGGATTGTAAAGACTGTTATGATGGCGTATAGTGATAAATCCAAGAGAGATAAAATATTAAAAAAGCAGATTTTTGAAAGATATTCACATTTAGGAAAAAGGAATTTTCTTTCTTATGCAGTAAAGGCTTCAAAGAAGCGTTATTACTCTAAATCAATGAAAGCCTATCGGGAAGGGATGGATTCCAAATCTATTAGAAAACAGCTGTCTGCACATTTTGTAATTATGGAAAAAGAGATTTTAATGAAATCTCTCACACGCCACGAATTTAAAGAATATATATATACCAAAAAGAAAGAACAGGGACGAAGGGTGAGCAGAAAAAAATTGAAGTTTTAA
- a CDS encoding nucleotidyl transferase AbiEii/AbiGii toxin family protein — translation MYWKTVNPLLKESLLRLMQAEEFEVFRLVGGTALSLQIGHRLSVDIDLFTDEDYNSVDFDVLEGYLRENFPYVDKVFGGITAMGRSFLIGIDRENTVKLDVYYSNDKFIQDAIVIEGVRMATVEEIIAMKVDVVSRGGRKKDFWDLHELLPKYNIGKMLRFHKIRSEYTHDQAQIMKNFTDFSSADDDFDPECLKGKYWEFVKEDIEAAVKKVKKA, via the coding sequence ATGTATTGGAAAACGGTAAATCCGCTTTTAAAGGAGAGTCTTCTAAGGCTGATGCAGGCTGAAGAGTTTGAGGTATTTCGGCTTGTTGGCGGTACAGCTCTGAGCCTTCAGATCGGACACCGGCTTTCTGTTGATATTGATCTTTTCACAGATGAGGATTACAACAGCGTAGATTTTGATGTGCTTGAAGGGTATTTGAGGGAAAATTTCCCATATGTAGATAAAGTTTTTGGAGGTATTACTGCCATGGGCAGATCTTTTCTTATAGGGATCGACAGGGAAAACACAGTAAAGCTGGATGTTTATTACAGCAATGACAAGTTTATCCAGGATGCTATTGTAATTGAGGGGGTACGTATGGCCACAGTGGAGGAGATCATTGCCATGAAGGTGGATGTTGTTTCAAGGGGAGGACGTAAGAAGGATTTCTGGGATCTTCACGAACTTCTGCCCAAGTACAATATTGGTAAAATGCTGAGGTTTCATAAGATTAGAAGCGAATATACACACGATCAAGCGCAGATCATGAAAAACTTTACGGATTTTAGTTCAGCTGATGATGATTTTGATCCTGAGTGCCTTAAAGGTAAATACTGGGAGTTTGTCAAAGAAGATATTGAAGCTGCTGTGAAAAAAGTAAAGAAGGCTTAG
- a CDS encoding helix-turn-helix transcriptional regulator: protein MKRDYEKYKGIHPGAVLKRELDKRNISQLSFAHTLSEHAQTINAIVKGKRNLNTALAIKIEEALGVPEGALLVLQVYYDIKKEKEKSAQRRHPELSRLRRGLFWDTNIDAINWEKQSKAVISRVFERGNMSEKKEIVRFYGIEKIKPVLRETAAKPHFTASPNYSKAKRS from the coding sequence ATGAAAAGGGACTATGAAAAATATAAGGGGATTCATCCCGGTGCTGTACTGAAGCGTGAGCTGGATAAGAGAAACATATCCCAGCTTTCTTTTGCGCATACCCTCTCTGAGCATGCTCAGACTATCAATGCGATTGTAAAGGGAAAGAGAAATCTGAATACTGCTTTGGCCATTAAAATAGAAGAAGCCCTTGGTGTTCCAGAAGGGGCGCTGCTGGTATTACAAGTTTATTACGATATTAAAAAGGAGAAAGAAAAATCAGCACAGAGGCGGCATCCTGAATTGAGCCGTCTTCGCAGAGGACTTTTCTGGGATACCAATATCGATGCGATTAATTGGGAGAAGCAGTCGAAGGCTGTTATCTCGAGGGTTTTTGAGCGCGGAAACATGAGTGAGAAAAAAGAAATTGTACGTTTTTACGGTATTGAGAAAATAAAGCCTGTTCTTCGCGAAACGGCTGCAAAGCCCCACTTTACCGCAAGTCCGAATTACAGTAAAGCCAAAAGGTCGTGA
- a CDS encoding IS110 family transposase has product MIYEVYPVGLNPFAITHLSIESTGVYWKPVFNILSDEFEILLVNARHLKNIPGHKTDKKDSRWLAKLLFSGLLKASFVPPNTIRDLRDLTRYRKKLVQNATAERNRFERVIQDANFKLSNVITDLFGKTGILIITALLQGNNNFEELLALCHGSIKMKKDILKEALKGKLTDHHKFMLETIRLSIENINYRIAKIDRETALLCNQYSTEIDLLKTIPGVNSISAASMIAEIGVDMDKFPTVHHLVSWAGVCPGNNESAGKMSSSRITSGNQHLKLMLIECAWSATGVKDCYLRKKYENLLVRRGKKRVLVAVGHKMLTAAYFMIKYKVPYLELGYDYIDSRRKQNQVQSYIDKLKKLGIEVEITQAL; this is encoded by the coding sequence ATGATCTACGAGGTTTATCCGGTTGGCTTAAATCCTTTTGCGATCACTCATTTGTCAATAGAGAGTACAGGTGTTTACTGGAAGCCTGTTTTTAATATTCTCAGTGATGAATTTGAAATACTTCTTGTAAATGCAAGGCATCTTAAGAATATTCCGGGGCATAAAACCGATAAAAAGGACAGTCGATGGCTAGCTAAACTCCTTTTTAGCGGTTTGTTGAAAGCAAGCTTTGTTCCACCAAATACAATAAGAGACTTAAGAGACCTGACTCGTTATCGAAAAAAACTCGTACAGAATGCAACAGCAGAACGGAACCGATTTGAAAGAGTTATTCAGGATGCTAATTTTAAACTCAGTAATGTTATTACGGACTTATTTGGTAAAACAGGAATTTTAATCATAACAGCTTTACTGCAGGGCAATAATAATTTTGAAGAACTACTTGCCTTATGTCATGGATCTATCAAAATGAAAAAAGATATTCTCAAAGAAGCTTTAAAAGGTAAGCTTACTGATCACCATAAATTTATGCTTGAGACTATTCGACTTAGTATTGAAAACATAAATTATAGGATCGCTAAGATAGACAGAGAAACAGCTTTACTGTGCAATCAATATTCAACAGAGATTGATCTTTTAAAAACAATTCCAGGAGTTAATTCTATAAGTGCCGCTTCTATGATTGCTGAGATAGGTGTTGATATGGACAAATTCCCAACAGTTCATCATCTGGTATCTTGGGCAGGAGTCTGCCCCGGTAATAATGAGAGTGCTGGAAAAATGAGCTCGAGCAGAATTACAAGCGGCAATCAGCATTTGAAACTAATGTTAATAGAATGTGCATGGTCAGCGACAGGTGTAAAAGATTGTTATCTGCGTAAAAAATACGAAAACCTTCTTGTTAGACGCGGTAAAAAAAGAGTTCTAGTTGCTGTTGGTCATAAAATGCTGACTGCTGCCTATTTCATGATAAAATATAAAGTTCCTTATTTAGAATTAGGCTATGATTACATTGATTCCAGAAGAAAGCAAAATCAAGTTCAGTCCTATATTGACAAACTAAAAAAATTGGGCATTGAGGTTGAAATAACCCAAGCCCTCTGA
- a CDS encoding single-stranded DNA-binding protein — protein sequence MEITGRIVKDASVFKVKQNREAVNFSIAVNDSYKPKDSTELKKIVTYINCSYWLSAKKAQWLKKASVVELFGRISMNVYIGNDSEAHGSLTFHTSHIKILAFAKSEKETLQISAGAKANTEKEPDGLPF from the coding sequence ATGGAAATCACAGGACGAATTGTAAAAGACGCCTCCGTTTTTAAAGTAAAACAAAACCGTGAGGCCGTAAACTTCTCCATAGCAGTCAACGACAGCTATAAACCAAAAGACAGCACCGAGCTGAAAAAAATTGTCACCTACATCAACTGCTCCTACTGGCTTTCCGCCAAAAAAGCTCAATGGCTCAAAAAAGCCTCAGTAGTGGAACTCTTCGGGCGCATTAGTATGAATGTCTATATCGGGAACGATTCCGAGGCGCACGGCTCTCTGACCTTTCATACAAGTCACATTAAAATCCTCGCATTTGCTAAAAGTGAAAAGGAAACACTGCAGATAAGTGCAGGCGCTAAAGCCAATACCGAAAAAGAACCGGACGGCCTGCCCTTTTAA
- a CDS encoding PcfJ domain-containing protein: MKDSIAETILKASRTSLLSYYLTSRGQNIKQNWQVVKTTLKYHYKIEDYKIWEYYIDLLRFFKKDLSTEMLACPENLNEAHDRLVTKKRKVQRKKHLLEIRSEMREAQQIYAKQKKPFFGLCFSKENLSISVIETVKDFMDQGDALHNCIFTNV; this comes from the coding sequence TTGAAAGATTCCATTGCAGAAACTATTCTCAAAGCTTCCCGAACTTCATTGCTCAGCTATTATCTGACCTCACGAGGACAAAACATAAAACAGAACTGGCAGGTAGTAAAAACCACTCTGAAATACCACTATAAAATTGAAGACTATAAAATATGGGAGTATTATATCGACCTGCTCCGATTCTTTAAAAAAGACCTCAGCACCGAGATGCTAGCCTGTCCTGAAAACCTCAATGAAGCACATGACAGGCTCGTTACAAAAAAAAGAAAAGTGCAGAGAAAAAAACACCTGCTGGAAATACGCTCAGAGATGCGCGAAGCACAGCAAATTTATGCCAAGCAAAAGAAACCTTTTTTCGGACTGTGTTTCTCCAAAGAAAACCTCAGCATATCTGTAATTGAAACCGTAAAGGATTTTATGGATCAAGGAGATGCCCTGCATAACTGCATTTTTACCAATGTGTAA
- a CDS encoding helix-turn-helix domain-containing protein: MFAKNILLVFKTKDMANKRLDMRNILQLLRLYTQGVSKLQISRQLDLSRNTVKKYIESFHQNSFTYQELSGLSNEDLEELFDGQIKPAPEKNIVLESLFPTIEKELKQVGVTRHLLWEEYREHYPDGYSYSQFCYHYQNWRGKLKPSMHMHHKAGDKVFVDYNGKKLSVIDQSTGELYEVEVFVSVLGASGLTFVEATRTHNKEDFIGSLVKMLDYY; this comes from the coding sequence ATGTTTGCAAAGAATATCTTACTTGTTTTTAAAACAAAAGATATGGCAAATAAACGACTAGATATGAGAAACATTTTGCAATTATTACGTTTATATACTCAAGGAGTAAGTAAGCTCCAAATAAGCAGACAATTAGATTTGTCGCGCAATACTGTAAAGAAATATATTGAATCATTTCATCAAAATTCTTTTACCTATCAAGAGTTATCAGGTCTTAGTAATGAAGATCTGGAAGAACTCTTTGATGGCCAGATAAAACCCGCTCCAGAAAAAAACATAGTTTTAGAATCCTTATTTCCCACGATAGAAAAAGAGTTAAAGCAAGTTGGTGTTACCCGCCATTTGCTCTGGGAAGAATATAGGGAACATTACCCTGATGGTTACAGTTATTCTCAGTTTTGCTATCATTATCAAAATTGGCGAGGCAAACTCAAGCCATCTATGCATATGCATCATAAGGCAGGAGATAAAGTTTTTGTAGACTATAACGGAAAGAAATTATCCGTTATTGACCAATCTACAGGAGAGCTTTATGAGGTAGAAGTTTTTGTAAGTGTTCTAGGGGCAAGCGGACTTACTTTTGTAGAGGCTACCAGAACCCACAACAAAGAAGACTTTATAGGAAGTCTGGTAAAAATGCTAGACTATTATTAG
- a CDS encoding Mu transposase domain-containing protein: MSFKGRKYSRLDLFNEIEKETLSFLPLNAYQLKCFSKATVHKSSHVYLNKDKHYYSVPFIYMGKKVLIIYSKTSVEIYHGQRIIACHSRDYSKYLYTTNKEHIPTSYQFVAEWNPERFIQ, from the coding sequence ATGTCTTTTAAAGGCAGGAAATACTCCAGATTAGATTTATTTAATGAAATAGAAAAAGAAACACTATCATTCTTACCTCTTAATGCCTATCAGCTTAAATGTTTTTCCAAAGCAACCGTCCATAAATCCAGTCATGTCTATCTCAACAAAGACAAACACTACTACAGTGTTCCTTTTATTTATATGGGTAAGAAGGTCTTGATTATTTACAGTAAAACCAGTGTTGAAATTTATCATGGACAGCGCATAATAGCCTGTCATAGCAGAGATTATTCCAAATATCTTTATACGACAAATAAAGAACACATACCTACATCATATCAGTTTGTGGCAGAGTGGAACCCCGAGAGGTTTATCCAATGA
- the istB gene encoding IS21-like element helper ATPase IstB, with product MKQLKLYGMSRAFNTTLKASTIDELITYLINSEYDDRENRKVERLINIAKFRYKAFMEEIDFDSSRRVEKNLINRLEFYDFIKNKQNFLICGSTGFGKSFIATAIGYKACMMGYKVMYFNINKLFSKLKMAKADGSYIKEINKIEKQDLIILDDFGLQSLDNLKRQDLMVIIEDRHGKKSTIIASQFPVESWHEVITEQTIADAILDRIVHNALRIELKGESMRKKKIDKQS from the coding sequence ATGAAACAATTAAAGCTCTACGGGATGTCTAGAGCCTTTAATACTACTTTAAAAGCAAGTACCATTGATGAACTTATTACCTATTTAATTAACTCCGAATATGATGACAGAGAAAATCGAAAAGTAGAAAGATTAATCAATATTGCCAAGTTTAGATATAAAGCTTTTATGGAAGAAATCGATTTTGATAGTTCCAGACGAGTAGAGAAAAACCTGATAAACAGACTTGAGTTTTATGATTTTATAAAAAACAAACAAAACTTTCTAATCTGTGGAAGTACAGGTTTTGGTAAAAGCTTTATAGCTACTGCAATTGGTTATAAAGCCTGTATGATGGGCTACAAAGTAATGTATTTTAATATCAATAAACTTTTTTCCAAACTTAAAATGGCTAAAGCCGATGGCTCTTATATAAAAGAAATTAATAAAATAGAAAAGCAGGATCTCATTATTCTAGATGATTTTGGGCTGCAGTCATTAGATAATCTTAAAAGGCAGGATCTTATGGTGATAATTGAAGACAGGCATGGAAAAAAATCAACTATTATTGCTTCGCAGTTTCCAGTTGAATCCTGGCATGAAGTTATTACAGAGCAAACCATTGCAGATGCAATTTTAGACAGAATCGTTCACAATGCTCTTCGAATAGAATTAAAAGGAGAATCAATGAGAAAAAAGAAAATAGATAAACAATCATAG